The following proteins come from a genomic window of Triticum aestivum cultivar Chinese Spring chromosome 6A, IWGSC CS RefSeq v2.1, whole genome shotgun sequence:
- the LOC123127980 gene encoding E3 ubiquitin-protein ligase At1g63170: MATPRSPSPRGDELLDSAPLLGGGGRRRGALRRPSLRGTARLLRQGGRRAMREPSLLVRETAAEQLEERQADWAYSRPVVALDLLWNLAFILTTAVVLVLSGDESPSVPLRIWVAGYAVQCVLHMVCVAMEYRVRHGQRGGSSTAADEERGTDGSSSSIDDAGESGPHGRTGDFVSVAKHLESANTMFSFIWWIIGFYWVSAGGQVLTHDAPQLYWLCIVFLAFDVFFVVFCVALACIIGIAVCCCLPCIIAILYAVSDQEGASEDDIRQIPKYKFRRMEEPEKQSVTTTESSGGIMIECGTNQPIEKVLAAEDAECCICLSVYDDGAELRELPCGHHFHCACIDKWLHINATCPLCKLNVRKNSSSSGSEEV; the protein is encoded by the exons ATGGCGACCCCACGATCCCCGAGTCCTCGCGGCGACGAGCTCCTTGACTCAGCGCCGCtgctcggcggcggtgggcggcgccgtGGCGCGCTGCGCCGGCCATCGCTCCGTGGGACGGCGCGGCTGCTGCGGCAGGGCGGTCGGCGGGCGATGCGGGAGCCGTCCCTGCTCGTGCGGGAGACTGCGGCGGAGCAGCTAGAGGAGCGCCAGGCCGACTGGGCGTACTCCCGCCCTGTCGTggcactcgacctcctctggaaccTCGCCTTCATCCTCACCACCGCCGTCGTGCTCGTGCTCAGCGGCGACGAAAGCCCGTCTGTGCCGCTCCGTATTTGGGTAGCCGGGTATGCCGTTCAGTGCGTCCTGCACATGGTCTGTGTTGCCATGGAGTATCGTGTGCGTCACGGCCAGCGTGGCGGGTCCTCTACGGCCGCCGACGAGGAGAGGGGCACTGATGGATCATCCTCGTCCATAGACGACGCCGGAGAGAGCGGTCCCCATGGACGCACTGGCGACTTCGTCAG TGTAGCAAAACATCTGGAATCTgctaatacaatgttctcctttaTATGGTGGATAATTGGATTTTACTGGGTATCTGCTGGTGGACAAGTTCTTACCCATGATGCACCTCAGCTCTACTG GCTTTGCATCGTATTTCTGGCATTTGATGTTTTCTTTGTCGTCTTTTGTGTTGCTCTGGCTTGCATCATTGGTATTGCTGTTTGTTGCTGCCTCCCTTGTATCATAGCAATTTTATATGCAGTATCAGATCAG GAGGGTGCTTCCGAAGATGACATTCGCCAAATTCCGAAATACAAATTTCGGAGGATGGAAGAGCCTGAAAAGCAATCTGTCACCACAACTGAATCTTCTGGTGGAATAATGATAGAGTGTGGTACTAACCAACCTATTGAGAAAGTACTTGCAGCTGAAGATGCA GAGTGCTGCATCTGCCTTTCAGTGTATGATGATGGCGCAGAGCTGCGTGAACTCCCTTGTGGCCACCATTTCCACTGCGCTTGCATTGACAAGTGGCTTCACATCAATGCAACTTGCCCTTTGTGCAAGTTGAATGTGCGgaaaaacagcagcagcagtggtAGTGAAGAAGTATAA